A single Curtobacterium sp. MCJR17_020 DNA region contains:
- a CDS encoding TM0106 family RecB-like putative nuclease: MQIGVDGHVLLSPSDLSTWSACEWAFLRRLDVKLGRGEPLPEAHDDMLERTARLGDQHELDYLDILKQTRDVVEFDRPAPPDYARAAAEARQAFADGADVLYQPTFHAAPSTDSPGFIGFADFIIRNDQGEYEVYDTKLARHAKISALLQLAAYAEQMQAHGIPTGAQVHLVLGDRTTTTHDLADIAPVYRTQRAELQRVIAERITADAELQWGDPRYSSCGRCAVCSTQVAEHRDLVLVAGMRLDQRAKLIKHEVRTIDDLAVRTRAVPGLSRATQDRLVRQASLQIETETARRNGADGPDQPVKPRFEVLDARALDAIPAPDPGDVFFDFEGDPLHTEDGVHWGLDYLFGLVDDRAEFTAFWAHTIRDERVALEQFLAFIEARRQQYPGMHIYHYAAYERTHLLSLAARHGVGEEAVDDLLRAGVLVDLYPIVRKALVVGSHSYSIKKLEPLYMGDDLRLSDVTNAADSITAYVDAIEELRNGDPVAGQHMLDEVADYNAYDCRSTLRLRDWLRSLRADDPDAADPALELEVPPIPVEREPNPVYVALASHLEGVDALDRTPDETALALAAAAIDYHRREAKTFWQDHFDRLRNPIDDWADTRDVLVVERASVERDWDTLPRARSQSRALRLSGTLAPGSRLRPGGTPHLVYDDPLPPSVVSPGPGSKGASSRAVIVDVWDNGDAVEVLVKEGLPVGAEPHHEFPVALAPSAPPRAKPQPEAIAEWGQQVLDALPSMVSDPALDLLRRVPPRGAIVPVQGDDTVSAVVATLLGLDHSYLAIQGPPGTGKTYVGSNVVARLVREYGWRVGVVGQSHATSENFLSSVVNAGVPADRVVKVPKSGATEDELDAAAWTPVKNGAAVAAFLSSCEASGTGGVVGGTAWTFANASTIERRSLDLLVVDEAGQFSLAPTIASSVAATRLLLLGDPQQLPQVSQGSHPEPVDESALGWLADGEHVLPPEFGYFLARTRRMEPALTESVSVLSYDGQLASMVSGRHLDGIDAGVHPAPVVHAGNTTSSPEEAARVVALVGDVVGRTWTDGDSTRSLTDEDVIVVAPYNAQGALIRQELDRAGFTGTQVGTVDLFQGREAVVSIVSLAASSAADIPRGLDFLLMPNRLNVAISRAKWAAYLVHSPALTTGLPPSIAGLSLLSRFIELVEPRH, from the coding sequence ATGCAGATCGGCGTCGACGGGCACGTGCTGCTCAGCCCGAGCGACCTCAGCACGTGGTCGGCCTGCGAGTGGGCGTTCCTGCGCCGGCTCGACGTCAAGCTCGGTCGCGGGGAACCCCTGCCCGAGGCGCACGACGACATGCTCGAGCGCACCGCCCGGCTGGGGGACCAGCACGAGCTCGACTACCTCGACATCCTCAAGCAGACCCGCGACGTCGTCGAGTTCGACCGCCCCGCCCCGCCCGACTACGCACGCGCCGCAGCCGAAGCGCGACAGGCCTTCGCCGACGGCGCCGACGTCCTGTACCAGCCGACGTTCCACGCAGCGCCCTCGACGGACAGCCCGGGCTTCATCGGCTTCGCGGATTTCATCATCCGCAACGACCAAGGCGAGTACGAGGTCTACGACACCAAGCTCGCCCGGCACGCCAAGATCAGCGCCTTGCTGCAGCTCGCCGCCTACGCGGAGCAGATGCAGGCACACGGCATCCCCACCGGGGCGCAGGTGCACCTGGTGCTCGGCGACCGGACGACGACCACGCACGACCTCGCCGACATCGCGCCGGTGTACCGCACGCAGCGCGCCGAACTGCAGCGGGTCATCGCCGAGCGGATCACCGCCGACGCCGAACTGCAGTGGGGCGACCCCCGGTACTCCAGTTGCGGCCGCTGCGCCGTCTGCTCGACCCAGGTGGCCGAGCACCGCGACCTCGTCCTCGTCGCGGGCATGCGCCTGGACCAACGGGCGAAGCTCATCAAGCACGAGGTGCGGACGATCGACGACCTGGCGGTCCGCACCCGGGCAGTGCCGGGCTTGTCCCGCGCGACGCAGGATCGGCTGGTGCGGCAGGCGAGCCTCCAGATCGAGACGGAGACCGCCCGACGGAACGGCGCCGACGGGCCGGACCAGCCCGTGAAGCCGCGCTTCGAGGTCCTCGATGCCCGCGCGCTCGACGCGATCCCGGCACCCGACCCCGGAGACGTCTTCTTCGACTTCGAGGGCGACCCGCTGCACACCGAGGACGGCGTGCACTGGGGCCTCGACTACCTGTTCGGCCTGGTCGACGACCGCGCGGAGTTCACCGCGTTCTGGGCGCACACGATCCGCGACGAGCGGGTTGCGCTGGAGCAGTTCCTCGCGTTCATCGAGGCCCGGCGGCAGCAGTACCCGGGCATGCACATCTACCACTACGCGGCCTACGAGCGGACGCACCTCCTGTCGCTCGCCGCCCGGCACGGGGTCGGCGAAGAGGCCGTCGACGACCTCCTGCGCGCGGGCGTCCTGGTCGACCTGTACCCGATCGTCCGCAAGGCCCTGGTCGTCGGCAGCCACAGCTACTCGATCAAGAAGCTCGAGCCGCTGTACATGGGCGATGACCTGCGGCTCAGCGATGTGACGAACGCGGCCGACAGCATCACCGCCTACGTCGACGCGATCGAGGAGCTCCGCAACGGCGACCCCGTCGCCGGTCAGCACATGCTCGACGAGGTCGCCGACTACAACGCCTACGACTGCCGATCGACCCTGCGGCTGCGTGACTGGCTCCGCTCCCTGCGCGCCGACGACCCGGACGCAGCCGACCCGGCACTCGAGCTCGAGGTCCCGCCGATCCCCGTCGAGCGCGAACCCAACCCGGTCTACGTCGCGCTCGCGTCGCACCTCGAGGGTGTCGACGCCCTCGACCGCACGCCCGACGAGACCGCGTTGGCGCTCGCCGCAGCCGCGATCGACTACCACCGGCGCGAGGCGAAGACCTTCTGGCAGGACCACTTCGACCGCCTGCGCAACCCGATCGACGACTGGGCCGACACCCGCGACGTCCTCGTCGTGGAGCGCGCGTCCGTCGAGCGGGACTGGGACACGCTGCCGCGTGCCCGCTCGCAGTCGCGGGCACTCCGGTTGTCGGGGACGCTCGCGCCCGGTTCGCGGCTCCGGCCGGGAGGCACGCCCCACCTCGTCTACGACGACCCGCTCCCGCCGTCGGTCGTGTCTCCGGGCCCCGGGTCGAAGGGCGCGTCGTCTCGCGCCGTGATCGTGGACGTGTGGGACAACGGCGACGCCGTCGAGGTGCTCGTGAAGGAGGGGCTGCCCGTCGGGGCGGAGCCGCACCACGAGTTCCCGGTCGCGCTCGCACCGTCGGCACCGCCCCGAGCGAAGCCGCAGCCCGAGGCGATCGCCGAGTGGGGGCAGCAGGTCCTCGACGCGCTGCCCTCGATGGTGTCGGACCCGGCCCTCGACCTGCTGCGCCGGGTACCGCCGCGCGGGGCGATCGTGCCCGTGCAGGGCGACGACACGGTGTCCGCCGTGGTGGCGACGCTGCTCGGCCTCGACCACTCGTACCTGGCGATCCAGGGGCCTCCCGGCACGGGCAAGACCTACGTCGGGTCGAACGTCGTCGCACGGCTCGTCCGCGAGTACGGCTGGCGCGTCGGGGTCGTCGGGCAGTCCCATGCGACGTCCGAGAACTTCCTGTCCTCGGTCGTGAACGCCGGCGTGCCCGCGGACCGGGTCGTGAAGGTGCCGAAGTCCGGTGCGACCGAGGACGAACTCGATGCCGCCGCGTGGACGCCCGTGAAGAACGGTGCTGCCGTCGCCGCGTTCCTGTCCTCGTGCGAGGCATCGGGCACCGGCGGCGTGGTCGGCGGGACCGCGTGGACGTTCGCGAACGCGTCGACGATCGAGCGCCGCTCCCTCGACCTGCTCGTCGTCGACGAAGCCGGGCAGTTCTCGCTCGCGCCGACCATCGCGTCCTCGGTCGCCGCGACCCGACTCCTGCTGCTCGGGGACCCGCAGCAGCTCCCGCAGGTGTCCCAGGGATCCCACCCGGAGCCCGTCGACGAGTCCGCGCTCGGGTGGCTGGCAGACGGCGAGCACGTCCTGCCGCCGGAGTTCGGCTACTTCCTGGCCCGCACCCGCCGCATGGAGCCGGCGCTCACCGAGTCCGTCTCGGTGTTGTCCTACGACGGGCAGCTCGCGTCGATGGTGTCCGGTCGGCACCTCGACGGCATCGACGCGGGCGTGCACCCCGCGCCGGTCGTGCACGCGGGCAACACGACCTCGTCACCGGAGGAAGCCGCCCGCGTGGTTGCCCTCGTCGGCGATGTCGTCGGGCGGACCTGGACCGACGGCGACTCCACCAGGTCGTTGACCGACGAGGACGTCATCGTCGTCGCCCCGTACAACGCGCAGGGTGCCCTGATCCGTCAGGAGCTCGATCGCGCAGGCTTCACCGGTACCCAGGTCGGCACGGTCGACCTGTTCCAGGGCCGCGAGGCCGTGGTGTCGATCGTGTCCCTGGCCGCGTCGAGTGCAGCCGACATCCCGCGCGGGCTGGACTTCCTGCTCATGCCGAACCGGTTGAACGTGGCGATCTCGCGGGCGAAGTGGGCGGCGTACCTCGTGCACTCGCCGGCGCTCACCACGGGACTCCCACCCTCGATCGCCGGCCTGTCGCTGCTGTCCCGTTTCATCGAGCTGGTCGAGCCCCGGCACTGA
- a CDS encoding TMEM175 family protein — translation MTEHARTDRGLDRLVNFSDATVAIAITLLILPLVDIASEMSSGESAGDLLREHWPALLEFLITFWLISRFWILHHQVFEHVRSYNARLMQLNFVWLISIVFLPFAANLLNSGENDDRVAHALYLGSMVVTSLALTGIELVLRRNPELLSTPLGDSARGLIAAGLLSLALILSVVFPSIGLLWALLLVLQGTVARLLRRV, via the coding sequence ATGACCGAGCACGCTCGAACGGACCGCGGCCTCGACCGACTCGTCAACTTCTCGGACGCCACGGTCGCCATCGCGATCACGCTCCTGATCCTGCCGCTGGTCGACATCGCGAGCGAGATGTCCTCGGGCGAGAGCGCCGGCGACCTCCTCCGGGAGCACTGGCCCGCCCTGCTCGAGTTCCTCATCACGTTCTGGCTGATCTCGCGGTTCTGGATCCTCCACCACCAGGTGTTCGAGCACGTCCGCTCGTACAACGCACGGCTGATGCAGCTGAACTTCGTGTGGCTCATCAGCATCGTGTTCCTGCCCTTCGCCGCGAACCTGCTCAACAGCGGCGAGAACGACGACCGGGTGGCACACGCGCTGTACCTCGGCAGCATGGTCGTGACGAGCCTGGCGCTCACCGGCATCGAACTCGTGCTCCGGCGGAACCCCGAGTTGCTCTCGACACCGCTGGGCGACTCGGCGCGGGGGCTCATCGCCGCCGGCCTGCTGTCGCTCGCCCTGATCCTGTCGGTGGTGTTCCCGAGCATCGGCTTGCTCTGGGCGTTGCTCCTCGTGCTGCAGGGCACGGTTGCCCGGCTGCTGCGCCGCGTCTGA
- a CDS encoding ATP-binding cassette domain-containing protein, with product MAVQIDELTFGYRRGHQALTSLSAEFPDGASVLLGPNGAGKSTLLGLIADTLRPQAGTIRVESLGSAGDRGNRRRYRRGVAWLPQRSGAFPGLTAREHVAYCGWLKGLSRSDAWDGSTAALTAVDLAARADVRATTLSGGQIRRLGVAGALVSGARWILLDEPTAGLDPAQRARFAQVIQNLPSGVSVIVSTHQTEDVAATYDHVTVLVDGHVPFSGSVDAFTEPFEGLSPADAITASYARFTNEDD from the coding sequence TTGGCCGTACAGATCGATGAGCTCACGTTCGGGTACCGACGAGGCCACCAGGCCTTGACGTCCCTGTCGGCCGAGTTCCCGGACGGGGCCAGCGTCCTCCTCGGGCCGAACGGAGCCGGCAAGTCGACACTCTTGGGGCTCATCGCCGACACGCTCCGACCGCAGGCGGGCACGATCCGTGTGGAAAGCCTGGGCAGCGCAGGCGATCGCGGCAATCGGCGGCGGTACCGCCGAGGGGTCGCGTGGCTCCCGCAACGGAGTGGCGCCTTCCCCGGGCTCACCGCTCGGGAGCACGTCGCCTACTGCGGCTGGTTGAAGGGCCTCTCGCGCAGCGATGCCTGGGACGGCTCCACGGCAGCGCTCACGGCAGTCGATCTCGCCGCACGGGCCGATGTGCGGGCCACGACGCTGTCGGGCGGGCAGATCCGCCGTCTCGGCGTCGCCGGCGCGCTCGTCTCGGGAGCGCGGTGGATCCTGCTCGACGAACCCACGGCCGGACTGGACCCGGCACAACGGGCACGCTTCGCGCAGGTCATCCAGAACCTGCCGAGCGGGGTCTCCGTGATCGTCTCGACTCACCAGACGGAAGACGTCGCTGCGACGTACGACCACGTGACCGTGCTCGTGGACGGACACGTCCCGTTCTCCGGTTCCGTCGACGCCTTCACGGAACCGTTCGAGGGGCTCTCCCCCGCTGACGCGATCACCGCGTCGTACGCGCGCTTCACGAACGAGGACGACTGA
- a CDS encoding DUF4395 domain-containing protein, giving the protein MTTTPDNAGIDPRSPRFGAAITTVLLALTIVLTLIPATWVVGIVLLAVIVVLFAIGGIAGIRRHPYGALFRRFVRPRLAPPAELEAPEPPTFAQQVGLFVTAVALLLALLGVPYAAPIGAAVALIAAFLNAVFDVCIGCLLYVWLVRAGVFRPRRGIA; this is encoded by the coding sequence ATGACCACCACCCCCGACAATGCAGGCATCGACCCCCGCTCCCCGCGCTTCGGCGCCGCGATCACCACGGTCCTGCTCGCCCTGACGATCGTTCTGACGCTGATCCCCGCCACGTGGGTCGTCGGCATCGTCCTGCTCGCGGTCATCGTGGTGCTCTTCGCCATCGGCGGCATCGCCGGCATCCGCCGCCACCCCTACGGCGCGCTCTTCCGTCGCTTCGTCCGACCGAGGCTCGCCCCGCCCGCCGAGCTCGAGGCGCCCGAACCGCCGACCTTCGCCCAGCAGGTCGGCCTGTTCGTCACCGCTGTCGCGCTGCTCCTCGCCCTGCTCGGCGTGCCGTACGCAGCCCCGATCGGCGCCGCCGTCGCGCTGATCGCCGCGTTCCTCAACGCCGTCTTCGACGTGTGCATCGGATGCTTGCTCTACGTGTGGCTGGTCCGCGCGGGCGTCTTCCGTCCGCGACGCGGCATCGCCTGA
- a CDS encoding ADP-ribosylglycohydrolase family protein codes for MTTPQIHDRAVGAVLGSAAGDALGAGYEFRPAVPEPTPITMTGGGSFGWAPGEWTDDTSMAVPILRTVARGGDPASEPALDGLVAAWAAWSVNAPDVGIQTRNVLTGLEARIASVARAAARQEHEFKGRSAGNGSLMRTAPLVLAFLHGDVGEEERLASAARAISDLTHYESDAGDACVLWCGAIRHAVLTGELDLLRGIDLLDLDRRRLWVDRIVTAEHSQPVDFTESNGWVVSALQAAYAAVRQSSSLEDALVRAVRTGNDTDTVAAIAGGLAGALYGASTLPAQWRELLHGWPNLRADDLVALSEQALAV; via the coding sequence ATGACCACCCCGCAGATCCACGACCGAGCAGTCGGTGCCGTCCTCGGCTCCGCCGCCGGCGACGCCCTCGGCGCCGGGTACGAGTTCCGACCGGCAGTGCCCGAGCCGACCCCGATCACGATGACCGGCGGCGGCTCCTTCGGCTGGGCGCCGGGGGAGTGGACCGACGACACGAGCATGGCCGTTCCGATCCTCCGCACGGTCGCCCGCGGCGGCGACCCGGCCTCGGAGCCCGCCCTCGACGGCCTGGTGGCCGCCTGGGCAGCGTGGTCGGTCAACGCGCCCGACGTCGGCATCCAGACGCGCAACGTGTTGACCGGTCTGGAGGCGCGGATCGCCTCCGTCGCGCGGGCTGCGGCCCGCCAGGAGCACGAGTTCAAGGGCCGCTCCGCCGGTAACGGATCGCTCATGCGGACCGCACCGCTGGTGCTCGCATTCCTGCACGGCGACGTCGGCGAGGAGGAACGGCTCGCCTCGGCGGCTCGCGCGATCAGCGACCTGACGCACTACGAGTCCGACGCGGGGGACGCGTGCGTGCTCTGGTGCGGGGCGATCCGGCACGCGGTGCTGACCGGCGAGCTCGACCTCCTGCGTGGCATCGACCTGCTCGACCTCGACCGCCGCCGACTGTGGGTGGACCGGATCGTCACGGCCGAGCACTCGCAGCCCGTCGACTTCACGGAGTCGAACGGGTGGGTGGTGTCCGCGCTGCAGGCCGCCTACGCCGCGGTGCGCCAGAGTTCCTCGCTCGAGGACGCTCTGGTCCGTGCGGTCCGAACCGGCAACGACACCGACACCGTCGCCGCGATCGCCGGCGGGCTCGCGGGTGCGCTGTACGGCGCATCGACGCTGCCGGCCCAGTGGCGCGAACTGCTGCACGGCTGGCCGAACCTGCGGGCGGACGATCTCGTCGCGCTCAGTGAGCAGGCGCTCGCCGTCTGA
- a CDS encoding MurR/RpiR family transcriptional regulator: MTITDRVERADAFALVRTQSATMPSSMRAIADAVLEDPAAAATTNAAELAGRAGVSPATVSRFAQHLGFANFAGLQRSMTRAVERGIHEREHTEIHAGVAVDDDVATVIAKVTEDVRAVMADTRAALDPHALDESARKLASARRVVLYGVGASGIVARDLHLKLERIGIVSSIADDPHNALTLASVIGEHDVLVLVSHSGSTTETLEVAHAAAAQRSTIVAITGHANAPLATAAHHVLLGVAGAESALRPAAMGSRMSQLAIVDALFIVVAQRTDERSQPLLARSRDAVRTHHRN; this comes from the coding sequence ATGACGATCACCGACCGGGTCGAGCGCGCCGACGCCTTCGCCCTCGTCCGCACCCAGTCGGCCACGATGCCGTCCAGCATGCGCGCCATCGCCGATGCCGTCCTCGAGGACCCGGCAGCCGCAGCCACCACGAACGCCGCCGAACTCGCCGGCCGCGCGGGCGTCTCCCCCGCCACCGTCTCCCGCTTCGCCCAGCACCTCGGCTTCGCGAACTTCGCCGGCCTGCAGCGCAGCATGACCCGGGCCGTCGAACGGGGCATCCACGAGCGGGAGCACACCGAGATCCACGCCGGGGTCGCCGTCGACGACGACGTCGCCACCGTCATCGCGAAGGTCACCGAGGACGTCCGCGCCGTGATGGCCGACACCCGCGCTGCGCTCGACCCGCACGCGCTCGACGAATCAGCACGAAAACTCGCCAGTGCCCGCCGCGTCGTCCTGTACGGCGTCGGCGCGAGCGGCATCGTCGCGCGGGACCTGCACCTCAAGCTCGAACGCATCGGCATCGTGAGCTCGATCGCCGACGACCCGCACAACGCCCTGACTCTCGCGAGCGTCATCGGCGAGCACGACGTCCTGGTGCTCGTCAGCCACTCGGGCTCCACCACCGAGACGCTCGAGGTCGCGCACGCCGCTGCAGCCCAGCGGTCGACGATCGTCGCCATCACCGGCCACGCCAACGCCCCGCTCGCCACCGCGGCCCACCACGTCCTGCTCGGCGTCGCCGGTGCCGAGAGCGCCCTCCGCCCCGCCGCCATGGGCAGCCGCATGAGCCAACTCGCCATCGTCGACGCCCTGTTCATCGTCGTCGCGCAGCGCACCGACGAGCGGTCCCAGCCACTCCTCGCCCGCAGCCGCGACGCCGTCCGCACCCACCACCGGAACTGA
- a CDS encoding thioredoxin family protein — protein MTVIVAVAVLVGVLALATVIGLLLRTRTGRAVPQTGRARYTPASPDSSVNDIAPPTAFGTRATLVQFSTPTCARCPATARQLDALAAQHAGVTRLEIDLAEHPHLATRFNVLQTPTVLLVDGSHAVRTRFGGPPRPPELTAALDTVLTGPQESR, from the coding sequence ATGACCGTCATCGTGGCCGTCGCCGTCCTGGTGGGAGTCCTCGCACTCGCCACCGTGATCGGCCTGCTCCTGCGCACGAGGACGGGCCGAGCGGTTCCCCAGACCGGCCGCGCGCGCTACACGCCGGCCAGCCCCGACAGCAGCGTCAACGACATCGCTCCCCCGACCGCCTTCGGCACGCGCGCCACCCTCGTCCAGTTCTCCACGCCGACCTGCGCCCGCTGCCCGGCGACGGCCCGCCAGCTCGACGCCCTCGCAGCGCAGCACGCCGGCGTGACCCGGCTCGAGATCGACCTCGCCGAGCACCCGCACCTCGCCACGCGCTTCAACGTCCTGCAGACCCCCACGGTCCTGCTCGTCGACGGTTCCCACGCCGTCCGAACCCGCTTCGGAGGCCCACCCCGCCCACCCGAACTCACCGCAGCGCTCGACACCGTCCTCACCGGCCCACAGGAGTCCCGATGA
- a CDS encoding DUF1653 domain-containing protein: MSDDVTPGRYRHFKGNDYEVLFVARDVETEEPVVVYQALYGERGHWVRTLADFTAHVTRAGYDGPRFMPAPSADQLDLSYQLQH; this comes from the coding sequence GTGAGCGACGACGTGACTCCCGGCCGGTACCGCCACTTCAAGGGCAACGACTACGAGGTGCTGTTCGTCGCCCGTGACGTCGAGACCGAGGAACCGGTGGTCGTCTACCAGGCGCTGTACGGCGAGCGGGGGCACTGGGTCCGCACGCTCGCTGACTTCACGGCGCACGTGACACGCGCCGGGTACGACGGGCCGCGGTTCATGCCGGCACCAAGCGCGGACCAGCTGGATTTGTCATATCAGTTACAACATTGA
- a CDS encoding NUDIX domain-containing protein, producing MTDEYRDASGRRLTDYPRPSVAVDTAVLTVPAGGPLSVVQVRDATEGDWRLPGTFVHEGERLASAVLRSLAAKAGVTGLAPQQLHVFDDPARDDRGWVLSVAHLDVVPAHALDVDESQVRLAPVIKARGMVHGHDDILEFAVARLRSVHSDAPDPHGLLDEPFTMSELRQLHEAVLGERLLPDSFRRAMVPKLVATDTKRAHGPGKPATRYRRG from the coding sequence ATGACCGACGAGTACCGCGACGCGAGCGGCCGACGCCTGACGGACTACCCGCGGCCCTCCGTCGCCGTGGACACCGCGGTGCTGACCGTCCCCGCGGGCGGACCACTGTCCGTCGTGCAGGTCCGCGATGCCACCGAGGGCGACTGGCGGCTCCCGGGAACGTTCGTGCACGAGGGTGAGCGGCTGGCTTCGGCCGTCTTGCGGTCGCTCGCCGCGAAGGCAGGGGTGACGGGGCTCGCACCGCAGCAGCTCCACGTGTTCGACGACCCGGCGCGCGACGATCGCGGATGGGTGCTGTCGGTGGCGCACCTCGACGTGGTGCCGGCCCATGCTCTGGATGTGGACGAGTCCCAGGTGCGACTCGCGCCGGTGATCAAGGCGCGCGGGATGGTGCACGGGCACGACGACATCCTCGAGTTCGCGGTCGCTCGACTCCGGTCCGTCCACAGCGATGCTCCGGATCCGCACGGGCTGCTCGACGAGCCGTTCACGATGTCGGAGTTGCGGCAGCTGCACGAGGCGGTCCTCGGCGAGCGCCTGCTGCCGGACTCGTTCCGGCGAGCGATGGTGCCGAAGCTGGTAGCGACGGACACGAAGCGGGCGCACGGGCCGGGGAAGCCGGCGACGCGATACCGGCGGGGATGA
- the murQ gene encoding N-acetylmuramic acid 6-phosphate etherase, which produces MTTKHDSHDALRDELAALTTEATDHALDDIDTISTLEAAQRMNAGDRSVPAALEPCLPAIALAADSIAAAFARGGRLVYVGAGTPGRLGVLDASECPPTFGTDPSQVVGVIAGGDIALTTAVEGAEDDEAAAVRDLDALGLTADDVVVGISASGRTPYVIAAILEARRRSALSVSVACNPDSALGREADIAIDVVVGPEFIAGSTRLKAGTAQKLVLNMLTTLAMVRSHKTYGNRMVDVRATNAKLVARAFSLVQDVTGAASAEVQAALDASDGEVKTAIAVILTGASAASARERLVAASGSLRAVL; this is translated from the coding sequence ATGACCACGAAGCACGACAGCCACGACGCCCTCCGCGACGAACTCGCCGCCCTCACCACCGAGGCGACCGACCACGCACTGGACGACATCGACACGATCTCCACGCTGGAAGCCGCCCAGCGCATGAACGCTGGCGACCGCAGCGTGCCTGCGGCACTGGAGCCGTGCCTCCCGGCCATCGCCCTGGCGGCAGACTCGATCGCCGCGGCGTTCGCGCGTGGCGGCAGACTCGTCTACGTCGGCGCCGGCACGCCGGGCCGGCTCGGCGTCCTCGACGCCAGCGAGTGCCCACCCACCTTCGGCACCGATCCCTCGCAGGTGGTCGGCGTGATCGCCGGCGGCGACATCGCCCTGACCACCGCCGTCGAGGGTGCGGAGGACGACGAAGCAGCGGCGGTCCGCGACCTCGACGCGCTCGGCCTGACGGCCGACGACGTGGTCGTCGGGATCAGCGCGTCCGGCAGGACGCCCTATGTCATCGCAGCCATCCTGGAGGCCCGGCGCCGGTCCGCCCTGTCGGTCTCCGTCGCGTGCAACCCCGACTCGGCCTTGGGGCGGGAGGCGGACATCGCCATCGACGTGGTCGTCGGCCCCGAGTTCATCGCCGGGTCGACCCGCCTGAAGGCGGGCACCGCGCAGAAGCTCGTGCTGAACATGCTCACCACGCTCGCGATGGTGCGCAGCCACAAGACCTACGGCAACCGCATGGTCGACGTGCGGGCCACGAACGCGAAGCTCGTCGCGCGGGCGTTCTCGCTCGTGCAGGACGTCACCGGCGCTGCTTCCGCCGAAGTCCAGGCGGCGCTGGATGCCTCGGACGGCGAAGTGAAGACCGCCATCGCCGTGATCCTGACCGGCGCCTCGGCTGCTTCGGCCCGTGAGCGCCTCGTCGCTGCTTCCGGCTCGTTGCGCGCCGTGCTGTAG